The following is a genomic window from Mycobacterium parmense.
CTCGCTCGATCAACACTTCGTCGCGGTGAGAAGCTATGCGGCGACGCCGCGTAGTCAGTTATCCCCACGGCTGGGGCCACCACGGCGGATGTCACACGGCCAACAGCAGGGGAGGAGCTAACATCAACGCACTGCTGACCACGGATCTGACTGTCAAGGACGTCTTGTCGGGCTCGTCCCACCTTGATGGCGTCACTGTCACCATGAAAAGGGTTATCCCGCCGAATCAAGACACATCGGCGATCGCAATGCCCGGTCCGCGCCAGGACACGCCGTTCGTTAACTCAACGCAGCGTAGTGGATCTACTCGCCCGCTGAACCCATGATTTCTGCTCCGCCCGGCGGGCGGCTCTGCAAAAGCAAAATTCCTAATGCTTTGAGCGCCGTGATTTTGGGATCTATCCGGATTTTGCGAGATCGGCCTTTTGGGAATCCGTTGGCCGACCCGGGCCATCCAGTCGACTGAATCGTCTACGGTCGGAGAGCCCGCTCACCACCGCCTAATGTGTGCTAGTTCTGTACGATCCGCGGCATCGACGGTCGACTGCTCTGGGCGACCCCGCTGGCTCAACCTCTTGGTTCCAGCCCAAAGTCACTGCGAGGAGTTGACTTCGGTCAACACCAGTGCCGCCTCGTTGTACGGAAACAGGCGGTAGAACACGCCAGATGGTCCCGCAACGAGCGCTGCGCCCTCAGCCTTGGTCAGGAGGCGGGGATTGGCAAGCGCGATGCTCTTGCCCCGCTTGTGCAGCACCGCCCGTCCTCCGGCGAATACATTCTTCAGCCAGTCCGAATTCAGCCCGTACCCGACGAGAACGACGAAGCCGTCGCGGGTGGGAAAAACCAGCAGCGGCGTTCGGTAGCGCTTGCCTGATTTGCGTCCGACATGTTCGAGGGTCCCTTGGCCTGGAAGCCATGGCGTGATCGACCGAGCCGCTGGATTGGTGACTCGACGATTGAAGTTTGCGACGGCCCTCGGCACCCGCATGGCTCCCTCATTCCCAACGAAGCTCGAAATGAACGGTTTCTGAACTCATGCGGTCGACGGCACCAGGGCGCTGATGTCCTCGCCTTGGAGAAGCTTTATTGTCAGGTTCAGGTCGAAATAGTCGGTCCAGCGAGTGATCCTTCCCTCGTCATTGACGACAAAGGTCCCCATGACCGGGATGGCCGGCTTGCTTCCGTCCGGTGCCTGGATGTAGTCCAGGCGTTCGGTGAGCACCACGGGACCCTCGCTGGCGAGGTTGACGATTTCGAAGGCGTAGGCGTCCGGGAACATCGCGAACTGGGCAGCCATGTTCTCCACGATGGCGTCTGGCCCGGTGAAGGTGGGCATTCCCACATTCTGATAAGTGGCCCCTTCGGCGAGCAGAGGGCGCAACGCTTCGGCGTCCCGCTGCTCCATCAAGGCGCAGAACCGGCGGACGACATCGGCTGGCGAAGACATGAATGAAATCCCTTCACGAGGGTAGGTGAATTAACCTGCGCGGGCGGAAATTCGGGCGGATTTGCCTTTTTAGGACTCAATGCTCGTGGATGATCACCCCGCGGATGTTGCGGCCGGCGAGCATGTCGTCGTAGGCCTCATTGATGTCGTCGAGCTTGTACTCGGTAGTGACCGTTTCGTCGAGCAACAGCCTGCCGCTTCGATACAGGCTTATAAGTCGAGGGATGTCGGCCCGCGGGTTGGCTTCGCCGTACAGGCTGCCCAGGAGGCGTTTTTGGAAGAGTGTGAACAACGTCAGCGGCAGCGTCGGCGTCACGTCGGACATCGACGCCAGCGCGG
Proteins encoded in this region:
- a CDS encoding nitroreductase family deazaflavin-dependent oxidoreductase: MRVPRAVANFNRRVTNPAARSITPWLPGQGTLEHVGRKSGKRYRTPLLVFPTRDGFVVLVGYGLNSDWLKNVFAGGRAVLHKRGKSIALANPRLLTKAEGAALVAGPSGVFYRLFPYNEAALVLTEVNSSQ
- a CDS encoding limonene-1,2-epoxide hydrolase family protein — protein: MSSPADVVRRFCALMEQRDAEALRPLLAEGATYQNVGMPTFTGPDAIVENMAAQFAMFPDAYAFEIVNLASEGPVVLTERLDYIQAPDGSKPAIPVMGTFVVNDEGRITRWTDYFDLNLTIKLLQGEDISALVPSTA